In the Populus trichocarpa isolate Nisqually-1 chromosome 1, P.trichocarpa_v4.1, whole genome shotgun sequence genome, one interval contains:
- the LOC7472755 gene encoding probable E3 ubiquitin-protein ligase RHB1A isoform X2 — protein MLLMYPRAPAEHVPLSSHHAAGSALSTGLLVDTNLDTSVPDAYRPPPAPMPFDVAVGHLQTLHRSRETCGDKNDGALQTTNSASGQENTGLNTRETSAECEDVKELDCKAQINSELDAAKELEIELSKSVEPLVSATEEEDCPICLEEYDLENPKLITKCEHHFHLSCILEWMERSESCPVCDKEVIIDPPID, from the exons ATGTTGCTGATG TACCCCAGAGCACCAGCAGAGCATGTCCCATTGTCATCTCACCATGCAGCTGGGTCTGCTCTATCCACAGGACTTCTGGTTGATACAAACCTGGACACATCAGTTCCTGATGCTTATAGACCACCTCCTGCACCTATGCCATTTGATGTGGCAGTAGGACATCTTCAAACCCTGCATAGGTCGAGAGAGACTTGTGGTGACAAGAATGATGGAGCTTTGCAAACAACAAATTCTGCTTCTGGACAAGAAAACACTGGCTTGAATACTCGGGAAACTTCGGCTGAGTGTGAAGATGTGAAGGAGTTAGACTGCAAGGCGCAAATCAATTCAGAACTTGATGCGGCGAAGGAGCTAGAAATTGAGCTTTCAAAGTCAGTTGAGCCTCTTGTTTCAGCAACAGAGGAGGAGGATTGTCCTATCTGTCTGGAAG AGTATGATTTAGAGAATCCAAAACTTATCACAAAATGCGAGCATCACTTCCATCTTTCATGCATTCTTGAATGGATGGAAAGAAGTGAGAGTTGTCCTGTTTGTGACAAG GAAGTGATAATCGACCCTCCTATTGATTAG
- the LOC7472756 gene encoding LOW QUALITY PROTEIN: AT-rich interactive domain-containing protein 2 (The sequence of the model RefSeq protein was modified relative to this genomic sequence to represent the inferred CDS: deleted 2 bases in 1 codon), with amino-acid sequence MAGWSILTNGSALDCVDDVINIYKGDGGCCLDINHHVKDDEAKDWIAIDNSDEDDYECEDKVICLFDELVSKFLNEAAEGGCIRPIPALLGDGQSLDLFKLFWVVRKRGGFDLVNGFWSFVAKELGLELQFSPSVKLIYIKYLYELEKCMSRSCKEEKIRKGKRQCDGNLSCSSLELEMQLRSLLLHRCDRKQEDCKFASEVYEKNGRYVEMDTGKGKIGLLDTKAVHRVHNGVGNRNCDHDKNFMLKEIIILMIVMMMLILDPSIVKKEFNSRKRKREPLTRMLNWVIQIAKCPDDPSIGVRSPQFKWKNHKGNELWLQAIRAREALLHRRHFDPNIEQSLLQVYNMNFQDNRKMHPSMFEDVSVLSEHFAERSRCSKRLPALAKPDVCSCCNSCSAPQSKSTSPLKTECENGLKEQELAVDLSSKNATFDGSGDGHVRRHVAVGPLFQAEVPEWTSVVSESDSKWLGTRLWPLECENHNAVFAMDPIGNGRPSVCGCQLPGSVGCVRFHIAEKRIKLKLELGYLFYHWQFDRMGEEVSLRWTTEEEKRFKDMVKFNLLSAGKCFWDNKHKYFPRKTREELVSYYFNAYLVRRRSYQNRVTPKNIDSDDDETEFGSFSDGYGHEVLMVPGAYMLICSENKQCTDFK; translated from the exons ATGGCAGGAtggtcaattttgacaaatggtTCTGCTTTAGATTGTGTTGatgatgttattaatatatACAAGGGTGATGGTGGTTGTTGTCTAGATATTAATCATCATGTGAAGGATGATGAGGCTAAGGATTGGATTGCTATTGATAATTCTGATGAGGATGATTATGAGTGTGAGGATAAAGTAATATGCTTGTTTGATGAACTCGTTTCAAAGTTTTTGAATGAGGCCGCTGAAGGAGGGTGTATTAGGCCTATTCCAGCATTGCTTGGTGATGGGCAATCTTTGGATTTGTTCAAACTCTTTTGGGTTGTGAGAAAGAGAGGTGGCTTTGATTTGGTAAACGGTTTTTGGAGCTTTGTGGCTAAAGAGTTAGGGTTAGAACTTCAATTTTCACCTTCGGTTAAGTTGATATATATTAAGTACTTGTATGAGTTGGAAAAATGCATGAGTAGGAGTtgtaaagaggaaaaaataagaaaggggAAGCGTCAGTGTGATGGGAATCTGAGTTGTTCGTCATTGGAGCTAGAGATGCAGCTCAGAAGTTTATTATTGCATAGATGTGATAGAAAGCAAGAGGATTGTAAATTTGCTTCAGAAGTGTATGAGAAAAATGGCAGGTACGTTGAGATGGATACTGGGAAGGGTAAAATAGGTTTGTTAGACACCAAAGCTGTACATCGAGTACACAATGGTGTTGGAAATAGGAATTGTGATCATGACAAAAATTTCATGctgaaagaaataattattttaatgatagtgatgatgatgttg ATCTTGGATCCGAGCATTGTCAAGAAAGAATTTAATTCTCGCAAGAGAAAACGAGAACCTCTAACAAGAATGCTTAACTGGGTGATCCAAATTGCAAAATGTCCCGATGATCCTTCCATCGGAGTAAGATCACCACAATTTAAGTGGAAGAATCATAAAGGCAATGAGTTGTGGCTCCAAGCCATAAGGGCACGGGAAGCTCTCCTACATAGAAGGCATTTTGATCCTAACATTGAACAATCACTCTTGCAG GTATACAATATGAACTTCCAGGACAATCGAAAGATGCATCCATCCATGTTTGAGGATGTTAGTGTTCTAAGTGAACACTTTGCAGAGAGGTCAAGATGCAGCAAGCGGCTCCCTGCTCTAGCGAAACCTGACGTATGCTCTTGTTGTAATTCATGTTCTGCCCCTCAAAGTAAATCTACAAGCCCTCTTAAGACAGAGTGTGAGAATGGCCTTAAGGAGCAAGAACTTGCTGTTGATTTATCATCCAAAAACGCAACATTTGATGGATCTGGGGATGGGCATGTCCGTAGGCATGTTGCTGTGGGCCCTCTCTTCCAAGCTGAAGTCCCTGAGTGGACTAGCGTGGTTTCCGAGAGTGATTCTAAATGGCTGGGCACACGATTATGGCCTTTGGAATGTGAAAACCATAATGCCGTATTTGCCATGGATCCAATTGGAAATGGAAGACCCAGTGTATGTGGCTGTCAGCTTCCAGGTTCAGTTGGATGTGTGAGATTTCATATTGCCgagaaaagaattaaattgaagcTTGAACTGGGTTATTTGTTCTATCATTGGCAGTTTGATCGCATGGGTGAGGAAGTTTCACTTAGATGGACTAccgaagaagaaaagagattcAAGGATATGGTCAAGTTTAACCTTTTATCTGCAGGCAAGTGCTTCTGGGACAATAAACACAAGTATTTTCCTAGAAAGACCAGGGAAGAATTGGTAAGCTATTACTTCAATGCATATCTTGTTCGGCGCAGAAGTTATCAGAACCGTGTAACtccaaaaaatattgatagtgACGATGATGAAACAGAGTTTGGATCTTTTAGTGATGGTTATGGCCATGAAGTACTCATGGTTCCTGGTGCCTACATGTTGATATGTTCTGAGAATAAGCAATGCACTGATTTCAAATAG
- the LOC7472755 gene encoding probable E3 ubiquitin-protein ligase RHB1A isoform X1 produces MGGCCCCSSKGAAQSNSAPPYYYYPRAPAEHVPLSSHHAAGSALSTGLLVDTNLDTSVPDAYRPPPAPMPFDVAVGHLQTLHRSRETCGDKNDGALQTTNSASGQENTGLNTRETSAECEDVKELDCKAQINSELDAAKELEIELSKSVEPLVSATEEEDCPICLEEYDLENPKLITKCEHHFHLSCILEWMERSESCPVCDKEVIIDPPID; encoded by the exons aTGGGAGGTTGTTGCTGTTGTTCCTCTAAAGGAGCTGCTCAATCTAATAGCGCACCGCCTTATTATTAT TACCCCAGAGCACCAGCAGAGCATGTCCCATTGTCATCTCACCATGCAGCTGGGTCTGCTCTATCCACAGGACTTCTGGTTGATACAAACCTGGACACATCAGTTCCTGATGCTTATAGACCACCTCCTGCACCTATGCCATTTGATGTGGCAGTAGGACATCTTCAAACCCTGCATAGGTCGAGAGAGACTTGTGGTGACAAGAATGATGGAGCTTTGCAAACAACAAATTCTGCTTCTGGACAAGAAAACACTGGCTTGAATACTCGGGAAACTTCGGCTGAGTGTGAAGATGTGAAGGAGTTAGACTGCAAGGCGCAAATCAATTCAGAACTTGATGCGGCGAAGGAGCTAGAAATTGAGCTTTCAAAGTCAGTTGAGCCTCTTGTTTCAGCAACAGAGGAGGAGGATTGTCCTATCTGTCTGGAAG AGTATGATTTAGAGAATCCAAAACTTATCACAAAATGCGAGCATCACTTCCATCTTTCATGCATTCTTGAATGGATGGAAAGAAGTGAGAGTTGTCCTGTTTGTGACAAG GAAGTGATAATCGACCCTCCTATTGATTAG